A region of Rhodamnia argentea isolate NSW1041297 chromosome 9, ASM2092103v1, whole genome shotgun sequence DNA encodes the following proteins:
- the LOC115740874 gene encoding mitochondrial import inner membrane translocase subunit Tim13: protein MDSFSSPSSGSSSSQFSTEDFMDQLKTQLAQAYAEEFLETVRGKCFEKCITKPGSSLSGSESSCISRCVERYIEATGIISRAMFNAPR, encoded by the exons atggactcGTTTTCATCACCCTCCAGCGGTTCCTCGTCTTCCCAATTCTCAACTGAAGATTTCATGGACCAACTCAAGACCCAGCTCGCTCAAGCTTACGCCGAGGAGTTCCTTGAG ACTGTTCGCGGAAAGTGCTTTGAAAAATGCATCACTAAGCCAGGATCAAGTTTGAGTGGAAGCGAAAGTAGTTGCATTTCTAGGTGCGTGGAACGCTATATTGAGGCCACTGGTATCATTAGCAGAGCTATGTTTAATGCCCCTCGTTGA
- the LOC115740873 gene encoding B3 domain-containing transcription factor NGA1-like, with the protein MDFREGFLELEEAQIVRGKQNPFSYSSSSSSPSSSTSHHQHTRGLFPVGNVNNGQSDAQMGSWLAHRFDRDADGRSKPELMDVSPPLDDEDSRPRESSAAAPSSATPKPPVEREHMFDKVVTPSDVGKLNRLVIPKQHAERYFPLDSSTNEKGLLLNFEDRNGKPWRFRYSYWNSSQSYVMTKGWSRFVKEKKLDAGDIVSFERGVGEFSKDRLFIDWRRRPDAPDPPPMAAFQLPGQFSFHHRGSATAVPWGPLLLRPGAAAGAMHMSGRDHFQASHLGPYRNSYGGGSGYGYGYGYGNVVSLSACPNAPPVYYQLRSSNGAGTAPRQVSAGMVQVHQGGGGGAGRGNEQVVFDSVPVVQGKVAAKRLRLFGVNMDCPISESDDECDILSSTSISHASISSQTHQMSSSSSQQPPLQLRLYNSTPLPTVQAEFLNKGKASVSSTLDLDI; encoded by the coding sequence aTGGATTTTAGAGAGGGTTTTTTGGAGTTGGAAGAAGCTCAGATTGTCAGAGGTAAGCAAAACCCTTTCTCTTACTCGTCCTCATCGTCTTCGCCCTCTTCTTCCACTTCTCATCACCAGCACACAAGAGGCCTCTTTCCCGTTGGCAACGTCAATAATGGCCAGTCGGACGCCCAGATGGGATCTTGGTTAGCCCACAGATTCGACCGCGATGCTGACGGCCGCTCGAAGCCCGAGCTCATGGACGTGTCGCCGCCTCTAGACGACGAGGATTCGCGTCCGCGCGAGAGCTCGGCCGCGGCTCCCTCCTCCGCTACTCCTAAGCCGCCGGTTGAGAGGGAACACATGTTCGATAAGGTCGTCACGCCGAGCGACGTTGGCAAGCTCAATCGCCTCGTCATCCCCAAGCAGCACGCTGAGAGGTACTTCCCGCTCGATTCCTCGACTAACGAGAAGGGCTTGCTCCTGAACTTTGAGGACCGCAACGGGAAGCCGTGGCGTTTCCGGTACTCCTACTGGAACAGCAGCCAGAGCTATGTGATGACCAAAGGGTGGAGCCGTTTCGTGAAGGAGAAGAAGCTGGACGCTGGGGACATCGTCTCGTTCGAGCGCGGCGTCGGGGAGTTCAGCAAGGATCGTCTCTTCATCGATTGGAGGCGGCGGCCTGACGCCCCAGACCCGCCCCCGATGGCCGCCTTCCAACTCCCAGGCCAGTTCTCATTCCATCATCGGGGCTCAGCGACAGCGGTCCCATGGGGCCCTTTGCTGTTGCGGCCAGGGGCAGCTGCAGGTGCAATGCACATGTCCGGGAGGGACCACTTCCAAGCGTCGCACCTGGGTCCATACCGGAACAGTTACGGAGGCGGCAGTGGTTATGGTTATGGTTATGGTTATGGGAATGTGGTGAGCTTGAGCGCTTGTCCAAATGCGCCGCCGGTGTATTACCAACTCAGATCGAGCAACGGTGCAGGCACAGCCCCAAGGCAAGTGTCCGCTGGGATGGTGCAGGTTCATCAAGGCGGGGGAGGCGGTGCCGGCCGGGGGAACGAGCAAGTGGTATTCGATTCGGTGCCCGTGGTCCAAGGGAAAGTTGCAGCCAAGAGGCTGAGGCTGTTTGGAGTGAACATGGATTGTCCGATCTCGGAGTCCGACGACGAGTGCGACATACTGTCCTCAACTTCTATATCACATGCTTCAATCTCATCGCAAACCCACCAAatgtcctcctcttcttcacaGCAGCCTCCTCTCCAACTGAGGCTATACAACAGTACGCCGCTGCCGACCGTCCAGGCCGAGTTCTTGAACAAGGGAAAGGCTTCGGTCTCGTCAACCTTGGACTTGGATATCTGA